The following are from one region of the Sulfurimicrobium lacus genome:
- a CDS encoding c-type cytochrome has translation MTTNRLLAGALAGFIVAGMGAAVAAETKPAAKITLEARLGALAQDPKAMETAIKAGKKVASFCFNCHGNSGNSARPDVPNLAGQHPAYLLEQMKKFSDGRRRNVFMEGMIKAMSDEEKVSAVAYFASQEVTPHAISNPALASRGKDLFYKICWRCHGNDGRGNEKIARIAGQQPEYLTLTLKRYRDRTGERIDPFMAANTENLTDADINSLVVFVSGMK, from the coding sequence ATGACAACGAACAGATTGCTTGCCGGCGCGCTGGCCGGATTTATTGTCGCAGGCATGGGTGCTGCGGTGGCGGCAGAAACCAAGCCCGCGGCAAAAATTACGCTTGAGGCGCGACTCGGCGCCTTGGCGCAGGATCCCAAGGCAATGGAAACGGCGATCAAGGCAGGCAAAAAAGTGGCTTCGTTCTGCTTCAACTGTCATGGCAATAGCGGCAACAGCGCTCGGCCCGATGTGCCCAATCTGGCGGGTCAGCATCCGGCCTATTTGCTGGAGCAGATGAAAAAATTCAGCGATGGCCGGCGGCGTAACGTATTCATGGAGGGCATGATCAAGGCCATGAGCGACGAGGAAAAGGTGAGCGCCGTGGCCTATTTCGCTAGCCAGGAGGTCACCCCCCATGCCATTTCCAACCCGGCGCTGGCCAGCCGCGGAAAAGACCTGTTTTACAAGATTTGCTGGCGCTGCCACGGTAACGACGGGCGCGGCAACGAGAAGATCGCACGCATCGCCGGCCAGCAGCCTGAATACCTGACGCTGACCCTGAAGCGCTATCGCGACCGCACCGGCGAACGCATTGACCCTTTCATGGCGGCCAATACCGAAAACCTTACCGATGCCGACATCAACTCGCTGGTGGTGTTCGTTTCCGGCATGAAATGA
- the rpoZ gene encoding DNA-directed RNA polymerase subunit omega: MARITVDDCMKYFDNRFELALAATYRARQLANGATPLVEPNRDKPTVIALREIAHGKVGKEILNRGQA; this comes from the coding sequence ATGGCACGCATTACCGTAGACGATTGCATGAAATACTTCGACAACCGCTTCGAACTGGCGCTCGCCGCCACCTACCGGGCACGGCAACTGGCAAATGGCGCCACCCCGCTGGTGGAGCCGAACCGCGACAAGCCAACCGTGATCGCCCTGCGCGAAATCGCCCACGGCAAGGTAGGCAAGGAAATACTTAACCGCGGACAGGCGTAA
- the gmk gene encoding guanylate kinase: protein MPTGNLFIVAAPSGAGKTSLVKELLAADAGIQLSISYTTRAPRPGEVNGQHYHFVSRETFTQMLERGDFLESAEVYGNFYGTSQPWIEASRKTGQDILLEIDWQGAAQVRKLMPEAISVFILPPSVEALRQRLTGRGQDAEEVIQRRVAAAREDCGHVGEFDYVIINDDFATALQDLLAVVRAQRLQIDAQLDRHSDLIASLT, encoded by the coding sequence ATGCCCACCGGAAACCTGTTTATTGTCGCCGCCCCGTCCGGAGCGGGGAAAACCAGCCTGGTAAAGGAACTGCTGGCCGCCGACGCGGGCATTCAGCTTTCCATCTCCTACACCACGCGCGCGCCGCGCCCGGGCGAGGTGAACGGCCAGCATTATCATTTCGTCAGCCGCGAAACTTTCACGCAAATGCTGGAGCGCGGCGACTTCCTTGAAAGCGCCGAAGTCTATGGCAATTTTTACGGCACCTCGCAGCCCTGGATCGAAGCCAGCCGCAAAACCGGCCAGGACATCCTGCTGGAAATCGACTGGCAGGGCGCAGCGCAGGTGCGCAAACTGATGCCCGAGGCGATCAGCGTGTTCATCCTGCCGCCCTCCGTCGAAGCCCTGCGTCAGCGCCTGACGGGACGCGGACAGGATGCGGAAGAAGTGATCCAGCGCCGCGTCGCTGCCGCGCGCGAGGATTGCGGCCATGTGGGCGAATTCGATTATGTTATTATTAACGACGATTTCGCCACGGCCTTGCAGGACCTGCTGGCGGTGGTGCGGGCACAGCGCCTGCAGATCGATGCACAGCTCGACCGGCACAGCGACCTGATCGCCTCACTGACATAA